A segment of the Oxobacter pfennigii genome:
TTATCAGGTCCGGTTAACTCGATGATTCATCCGGAATTTTATGTACACGATGCCTTCAGGAGAAGCACCGTAACAGTACTTGGTGACGATAAATTTTTGGACAGAGCCGCTACAGTAATAAATTTAAAGTATGTAGAAAATAAAGGCGGGGACAGCCAAACATTCTGGGTCGATAAAAATACCGGTGTTATACTTAAAACGGAGCTATATGACGAAGAAGGTGAAATTCTCTTCAGAGATGCATTTACAAAGTAAGCGCTTGATAAAATAGTGTCTTGAATCAATATGACAGTTTATGTGAGAATCTCAATAACACACTTTTTGCACTTTTCACACATTAGTGGAAAAAGTGAGAATTAGGGGGTTCTTATGAGCGAAGCGAAAAAACTGACTGACAAATACCGCATAGAACAATGGGCAATCATTATTCGGGAACGAATTAACAGTGGCAAACAGGTTAACGAGTGGTGCGCCGAAAATAACATTTCAAGAGATAGCTACTATTACTGGCTCCGGAAAGT
Coding sequences within it:
- the tnpA gene encoding IS66 family insertion sequence element accessory protein TnpA, with amino-acid sequence MSEAKKLTDKYRIEQWAIIIRERINSGKQVNEWCAENNISRDSYYYWLRKVKLAAAREKALTDEPQLSKIVPMVPL